One genomic window of Cheilinus undulatus linkage group 7, ASM1832078v1, whole genome shotgun sequence includes the following:
- the depdc1a gene encoding DEP domain-containing protein 1A encodes MSSHIITPGPYRATKLWNEVTRLFRAGMPLRKHRQNFRHHASCFTASAAVDWLHQMLCSNSNFGPDVTRQQTVQLLKKFLKNHVIEDVKGRWGTEDLEDNNTLYRFPSTSPLKPIPRAAPASAPSSIKKRPSFRDKEVFFKFRSIKKHDKETQENIDPALQAGEENQPIGEQNAQRRELTAEDEQEIWRDITLTHLQRILGVASFDEVLDQRYINPQNIIHNMTKVNKHGVVTLDDKTNDLPHWVLSAMKSLANWPKYDSAQPSYPGFERDVFKTVSDYFYSLPQPLLTYELYELFINVLVFCGYVAAPAAHQRGKRKQRDLPSAPPPAKASFRSTECLLLSLLRQGTCDETESPMRDVLGGKIQSRLAELKQADSQLGGSCISLTTVVSMRPRMRSCSLETIPDDSAPFTRQQLFLSNDSLASCARSNSSKNDSPAITTPNLSTDFKSVPKATPVSHEIASGVKTRNRLSMASLGGVSVTQRLRPLRPRSVGSCLDIVIETKEEEVKETSKLQDRATSCLSVNTPAIQHHSTFLNTPSLPFCHASSSSYHPISSLSSSTAAKAQESHAATVPSGPRPAASTSNLRTLSAPAVVRRCLSSVDVSKPSRPVSLLKPPVCAPTSSSQPSQTKAEQSVLQPHCERVAIEALQLCTLLLPPASRRKLQLLMRMMSRISQNVDMPRLHPAIGTRTLMVHTFSCCVLGSAEECDLDELLATRLVSFLMDHQQSILSVPEYLLSAINDRIQYLRTVQVPVDGVTSADSGDPVCAPMPIYTFCHQISGAEFEQQKQESSQKAMEELLEILLTDQNMSEKDRRKKLKQFQKQYPDIYSRRCPSSERENKPKIKPPLLNIKKTKAFSIRN; translated from the exons ATGAGTTCCCATATCATTACTCCTGGACCTTATCGAGCCACTAAACTG TGGAATGAGGTGACTCGATTGTTTCGGGCTGGTATGCCCCTCAGAAAACACAGGCAGAACTTCAGACATCACGCCTCCTGCTTCACCGCTTCTGCCGCTGTGGACTGGCTGCACCAGATGCTCTGTAGTAACAGCAACTTTGGTCCTGATGTCACCAGGCAGCAGACTGTGCAGCTCCTGAAGAAGTTTCTGAAGAACCACGTGATCGAAGATGTGAAAGGTCGCTGGGGCACTGAGGATCTGGAGGACAACAATACACTGTACAG ATTCCCCTCCACTTCTCCGCTGAAGCCCATTCCCCGTGCAGCTCCAGCTTCGGCCCCCAGCTCCATAAAGAAACGGCCATCGTTCAGGGACAAGGAAGTTTTCTTCAAGTTTAGGAGTATCAAGAAGCATGACAAGGAGACACAG GAAAATATAGATCCTGCTTTGCAAGCAGGAGAAGAAAACCAGCCAATCGGAGAGCAGAACGCACAGAGACGAGAACTGACGGCTGAGGATGAACAGGAGATCTGGAGAGATATTACCCTGACTCA CTTGCAGAGGATTCTAGGTGTTGCCTCCTTCGATGAAGTTTTAGACCAACGTTACATAAACCCTCAGAATATCATCCACAATATGACTAAAGTCAACAAACATGGAGTGGTTACATTGGATGACAAGACAA ATGACCTTCCACACTGGGTTTTGTCTGCAATGAAAAGCCTGGCCAACT GGCCCAAGTATGACAGCGCACAGCCGTCTTATCCCGGATTTGAGAGAGATGTCTTCAAAACGGTGTCTGATTACTTCTACAGCCTTCCACAACCGTTACTCACCTACGAACTGTATGAATTGTTTATCAACGTTTTGG TGTTTTGCGGGTACGTTGCAGCACCCGCCGCACACCAGCGAGGAAAACGAAAGCAGCGTGACCTCCCCTCCGCCCCTCCTCCAGCCAAAGCATCTTTTCGCTCCACAGAGTGCCTCCTCTTGTCACTGCTCAGACAGGGTACATGCGACGAGACGGAGTCCCCTATGAGAGACGTGCTCGGTGGGAAGATTCAGTCGCGGCTGGCGGAGTTGAAACAAGCTGACAGTCAGTTAGGAGGCAGCTGTATTAGCCTGACTACTGTTGTCTCTATGAGGCCTCGAATGAGGAGTTGCTCACTGGAAACTATACCTGACGATTCAGCCCCTTTTACCCGGCAGCAGCTTTTTCTCTCCAATGACAGCCTGGCATCCTGTGCCCGAAGCAACAGCAGCAAGAACGACAGCCCTGCAATCACTACGCCAAACTTGAGTACAGACTTCAAGTCTGTTCCCAAAGCAACACCAGTTTCTCATGAAATTGCCTCAGGGGTTAAAACCAGAAATAGACTGTCCATGGCGTCTTTAGGAGGAGTGTCAGTCACACAGAGATTGCGCCCATTGCGGCCTCGCAGTGTTGGCAGCTGTCTGGACATTGTCATAGaaacaaaagaggaagaagtcAAAGAAACCAGCAAACTGCAAGACCGAGCAACCAGCTGCCTCAGTGTGAACACTCCTGCAATCCAGCATCACTCCACCTTTTTAAACACTCCCTCACTACCTTTCTGTCatgcctcctcttcctcctatCACCCtatctcctccctctcttcatcCACTGCTGCCAAAGCACAAGAGTCTCACGCTGCTACAGTGCCCAGTGGGCCCAGACCCGCTGCAAGCACCTCGAATCTGAGGACGCTCTCTGCACCCGCTGTTGTCCGGCGCTGCCTCAGCTCTGTGGATGTGTCGAAGCCGTCTCGACCCGTCTCACTGCTCAAACCGCCTGTCTGTGCGCCCACCAGCAGCTCCCAGCCCTCTCAAACCAAAGCTGAGCAAA GTGTTCTCCAGCCTCACTGTGAGCGCGTAGCCATCGaggctctgcagctctgcacacTCCTTCTGCCTCCGGCCTCTCGCAGGAAGCTGCAGCTCCTCATGAGGATGATGTCTCGCATCAGCCAGAATGTGGACATGCCCCGCCTACACCCCGCCATTGGCACACGGACACTG atGGTCCACACATTTTCATGCTGCGTCCTGGGCAGTGCTGAAGAGTGTGATCTGGATGAGCTGTTAGCCACCAGACTGGTTTCCTTCCTCATGGATCATCAACAGAGCATCCTCTCAGTCCCAGAGTACCTGCTCAGTGCCATCAATGACCGAATACAGTACCTGAGAACAGTACAG GTCCCAGTTGACGGTGTTACAAGTGCTGACAGTGGAGATCCAGTCTGTGCTCCAATGCCGATCTACACGTTCTGCCATCAGATCAGCGGTGCCGAGTTTGAACAACAAAAGCAGGAATCTTCTCAGAAAGCCATGGAGGAGCTTCTGGAGATCCTGCTGACCGACCAAAACATGAGCGAGAAGGACAGACGCAAGAAACTGAAGCAG TTTCAGAAGCAGTACCCAGACATCTACAGCCGTCGGTGTCCCTCATCAGAGCgtgaaaacaaaccaaagaTTAAACCTCCTCTCCTCAACATCAAAAAGACCAAAGCTTTTAGCATCAGGAACTAA